A genomic stretch from Budorcas taxicolor isolate Tak-1 chromosome 15, Takin1.1, whole genome shotgun sequence includes:
- the LOC128060099 gene encoding sorting nexin-5-like: protein MAEVPEVLQQQEEDRSKLRSVSVDLNVDPSLQIDIPGALSERDKVKFTVHTKTTLPTFQSPEFPVTRQHEDFVWLHDTLIETTDYAGLIIPPAPTKPDFDGPREKMQKLGEGEGSVTKEEFAKMKQELEAEYLAVFKKTVSSHEVFLQRLSSHPVLSKDRNFHMFLEYDQDLSVRRKNTKEMFGGFFKSVVKSADEVLFSGVKEVDDFFEQEKTFLINYYNRIKDSCAKADRMTRSHKNIADDYIHTAACLHSLALEEPTVIKKYLLKVAELFEKLRKVESRVSSDEDLKLTELLRYYMLNIEAAKDLLYRRTKALIDYENSNKALDKARLKSKDVKLAETHQQECCQKFEQLSESAKGELINFKRKRVAAFRKNLIEMSELEIKHARNNVSLLQSCIDLFKNN from the coding sequence ATGGCCGAGGTTCCCGAGGTgttgcagcagcaggaggaggaccGCAGTAAGCTGAGATCTGTGTCAGTGGACCTGAATGTTGATCCCTCGCTTCAGATTGACATACCTGGTGCACTCAGTGAGAGAGATAAAGTCAAATTTACAGTGCACACCAAGACCACACTGCCCACGTTTCAGAGCCCAGAGTTTCCTGTTACAAGGCAACATGAAGACTTTGTGTGGCTACATGACACTCTTATTGAAACTACAGACTATGCTGGGCTTATTATCCCGCCGGCGCCGACCAAGCCCGACTTCGATGGCCCTCGAGAGAAGATGCAGAagctgggagagggtgaagggtCAGTGACGAAAGAAGAATTTGCCAAGATGAAGCAAGAGCTAGAAGCGGAGTACCTTGCTGTCTTCAAGAAGACGGTGTCTTCACACGAAGTCTTTCTCCAGCGGCTCTCTTCCCACCCTGTTCTCAGTAAGGACCGCAACTTCCACATGTTCTTGGAATATGATCAAGATCTAAGTGTCAGGCGAAAAAATACTAAAGAGATGTTTGGTGGCTTTTTTAAAAGTGTGGTGAAAAGTGCTGATGAAGTTCTTTTTTCAGGAGTTAAAGAGGTGGATGATTTTTTTGAGCAAGAGAAGACTTTCCTCATCAATTACTACAACAGGATCAAGGATTCCTGTGCAAAGGCTGACAGGATGACCAGATCTCATAAAAATATCGCAGATGATTATATCCACACTGCAGCCTGCTTGCATAGCCTGGCTTTAGAGGAGCCTACAGTCATCAAGAAGTACCTGTTGAAGGTGGCTGAGCTGTTTGAAAAACTTAGGAAAGTGGAGAGTCGAGTCTCCTCAGATGAAGACTTGAAGCTGACAGAGCTCCTGCGATACTACATGCTCAACATAGAGGCTGCCAAGGATCTCTTATACCGACGCACCAAAGCCCTCATCGACTATGAGAATTCAAATAAAGCGCTGGATAAGGCCCGGTTAAAGAGCAAAGATGTCAAGCTGGCCGAGACACACCAGCAGGAATGCTGCCAGAAGTTTGAACAGCTCTCTGAATCTGCAAAAGGAGAGCTAATCAATTTCAAGCGGAAGAGAGTGGCAGCATTCAGGAAGAATCTAATTGAAATGTCTGAACTGGAAATAAAGCATGCCAGGAACAACGTGTCCCTCCTACAAAGCTGCATCGACCTGTTCAAGAACAACTGA